The Pyrenophora tritici-repentis strain M4 chromosome 3, whole genome shotgun sequence genome has a window encoding:
- a CDS encoding PspE, Rhodanese-related sulfurtransferase — MSSKHFLKLLGSTPRSQTSVIGRQPDLLSRIVGSQAVHGGPPFAQKKSIHSWCNTEPTFLITNPLQITQTQHFHPSPRSLRSSPSSTENKLYEFDDVLHILEHPSDSRLLIDVREPHEYDANNIPTAINIPVTSHPDALLLPEEEFGEQFGFEKPPRGKEVVFFCKAGVRSRAAAGIARQAGYVNVGEYRGSWLDWQKRGGPGTKPTARTGSSGEENLGPDGKPEYPPGGLMGTKQ, encoded by the exons ATGTCCTCGAAACACTTTCTCAAACTCCTGGGCTCCACCCCCCGATCGCAAACCTCCGTCATCGGCCGTCAACCAGACCTCTTATCCAGAATCGTCGGCTCACAAGCAGTACACGGCGGCCCTCCATTCGCGCAAAAGAAAAGCATTCATTCGTGGTGCAATACAGAACCCACGTTTCTTATAACCAACCCATTACAAATAACACAAACACAGCACTTCCACCCATCCCCCCGCTCCCTCCGCTCCAGCCCCAGCTCGACGGAAAACAAACTCTACGAATTCGACGAT GTGCTCCACATACTCGAACACCCCTCAGACTCCCGCCTCCTAATCGACGTCCGTGAACCCCATGAATACGACGCAAATAATATCCCGACGGCGATTAATATACCAGTGACATCGCACCCGGATGCGCTCCTACTGCCAGAGGAAGAGTTCGGAGAGCAGTTTGGGTTTGAGAAGCCGCCGAGGGGGAAGGAAGTTGTGTTTTTTTGTAAGGCGGGGGTGAGGAGTAGGGCTGCTGCTGGGATTGCTAGACAGGCTGG ATATGTAAATGTGGGAGAGTACCGCGGCTCGTGGCTTGATTGGCAGAAGCGAGGAGGGCCGGGGACTAAGCCTACGGCTAGGACGGGGTCGAGTGGGGAGGAGAACTTGGGGCCGGATGGGAAGCCCGAGTATCCTCCTGGGGGACTCATGGGGACAAAGCAGTAA
- a CDS encoding SPS1, Serine-threonine protein kinase, with protein MIKEHMQDQAVDYGSLKLLAVGGSGVVYAIDEERILKEFHGEEIDVERRALERLGLHVNIVRCLGETDKCLILERGRTVRTVIQESGANQIPLHTKIRWLHEAAEGTRYMHDNGIIHADTGCHNWIVVQERLKIIDFEGSSIDGEDAGACYEWFSYKESSPRISRKTDIFAFGCAMYEVITGRQPYDELHPFEDRMIRVKKLYAENQFPEVENIPLGKLMQACWDGTFDSMDEVLQELGASLVAIRKVNPGEWDVKAVFFNALRALRIC; from the coding sequence ATGATAAAGGAGCACATGCAAGACCAGGCTGTAGACTATGGAAGTCTCAAACTCCTTGCCGTTGGTGGATCGGGGGTCGTATATGCGATCGACGAGGAAAGAATATTGAAGGAGTTCCACGGGGAGGAAATCGACGTCGAGCGTCGAGCACTCGAACGTCTAGGACTACATGTAAACATTGTAAGATGTTTAGGTGAAACAGACAAATGCCTCATTCTTGAACGCGGTAGAACCGTTCGGACAGTGATTCAAGAAAGTGGAGCAAACCAGATCCCGTTGCATACAAAGATTCGCTGGCTACATGAAGCTGCAGAGGGAACGCGATACATGCACGACAATGGCATTATACATGCTGACACTGGATGTCACAATTGGATTGTAGTTCAGGAGCGCCTCAAGATTATCGACTTCGAAGGCAGTAGCATTGATGGAGAAGATGCAGGAGCCTGCTATGAGTGGTTTAGTTATAAGGAATCTTCTCCAAGAATTAGCCGGAAGACCGATATCTTCGCATTTGGCTGCGCAATGTACGAAGTTATAACAGGAAGACAACCATACGACGAACTTCACCCATTTGAGGATCGAATGATCCGTGTCAAAAAGCTATATGCTGAGAATCAATTTCCAGAAGTCGAAAACATACCGCTAGGTAAATTGATGCAGGCTTGTTGGGATGGCACTTTCGATTCTATGGATGAAGTTCTTCAAGAACTAGGAGCTAGCTTGGTAGCTATTAGGAAAGTCAACCCTGGCGAGTGGGATGTGAAAGCGGTGTTCTTCAATGCTTTAAGAGCATTAAGGATTTGTTGA
- a CDS encoding HMG box protein, giving the protein MQGPWCCKQKCDNQGQAKGVQASRRPAANTAKARKSRSFICSSSNRPLSDYSDVIRRAAIFTQKWVNRPAHVRRRETELRGGYVARPLNSFMLYRLAYIEEALYTQPKQQKLSAIIADSWRKEPEVVRQAYDAYAKTERRNHHEAYPGYKFSPKKKKLVKEEDASPEEELMPIFWDECNCDSCRLAVATSKKQIRDTVLDPINAGASVPLPAPVNMTAWQPMFLPIQPTLWQDQYSNQVAGSNLPWPSVMTPSLFLGPYSAMWEPTMPTTNGSPIADSSWSGPGMLAGVNYAMRAHDPSYCIYCVYCGYQCTPGEAGALP; this is encoded by the coding sequence ATGCAAGGCCCATGGTGCTGCAAGCAGAAGTGCGATAATCAAGGACAAGCGAAAGGCGTCCAAGCCAGCAGACGGCCTGCAGCCAACACCGCCAAGGCCAGAAAAAGCAGAAGCTTCATCTGCTCGAGCTCGAACCGGCCCCTGAGCGATTACTCGGACGTCATTCGCAGAGCCGCAATCTTCACTCAAAAGTGGGTCAATCGGCCAGCACATGTCCGGCGGAGAGAGACAGAGCTGCGAGGCGGCTACGTTGCGAGACCTCTCAACTCGTTTATGCTATACCGTTTAGCATATATCGAAGAGGCACTGTACACGCAGCCCAAACAGCAGAAGCTCTCGGCGATTATAGCAGACAGCTGGCGCAAAGAGCCTGAGGTCGTGCGCCAGGCGTACGACGCCTATGCAAAAACTGAGCGCCGCAACCACCACGAAGCGTATCCCGGATACAAGTTTTCCccaaagaagaagaagttgGTCAAAGAAGAAGATGCCAGCCCGGAAGAGGAGCTGATGCCGATTTTCTGGGACGAATGTAACTGTGATAGCTGCCGGCTCGCCGTGGCCACGAGCAAGAAGCAAATTCGGGACACGGTCTTGGACCCTATCAACGCGGGCGCTTCTGTGCCGCTGCCAGCGCCTGTTAACATGACAGCATGGCAACCCATGTTTCTGCCAATCCAGCCGACCCTATGGCAAGACCAGTACAGCAACCAGGTAGCAGGAAGCAACCTTCCCTGGCCGAGTGTGATGACGCCATCCTTGTTTCTGGGACCATACAGCGCAATGTGGGAGCCGACCATGCCAACTACAAACGGCTCCCCTATTGCGGATTCGTCGTGGAGCGGGCCGGGAATGCTGGCCGGCGTCAACTACGCGATGCGCGCCCATGATCCGAGCTATTGTATCTATTGTGTCTATTGTGGCTATCAGTGTACACCCGGCGAGGCTGGCGCGCTGCCGTGA